A genomic stretch from Pontivivens ytuae includes:
- the ruvC gene encoding crossover junction endodeoxyribonuclease RuvC has protein sequence MRILGIDPGLRRMGWGVIDVAGSRISHVANGVCEGRGEALAGRLLALFDQLSGVLAEQRPDCAAVEHTFVNKDAAGTLKLGQARAIALLVPARAGLEVAEYAPNQVKKVVVGVGHAAKDQVDHMVKLQFPGVKTAGPDATDALAIALCHAHNARFAGRLDAAIARAEAQ, from the coding sequence ATGAGAATTCTGGGCATCGATCCCGGCCTGCGCCGGATGGGCTGGGGCGTGATCGACGTGGCGGGCAGCCGGATCTCCCACGTCGCCAATGGCGTGTGCGAGGGGCGGGGCGAAGCGCTGGCGGGCCGGCTGCTGGCGCTCTTCGATCAGCTCTCGGGCGTGCTGGCGGAGCAGCGGCCTGACTGTGCTGCGGTGGAGCATACCTTCGTGAACAAGGACGCGGCGGGGACGCTGAAGCTCGGGCAGGCGCGGGCGATCGCGCTGCTGGTCCCTGCGCGGGCCGGGCTGGAGGTTGCGGAGTATGCGCCCAACCAGGTGAAGAAGGTAGTTGTCGGCGTGGGTCACGCGGCGAAGGATCAGGTGGATCACATGGTGAAGCTCCAGTTCCCGGGGGTGAAGACGGCTGGGCCAGACGCGACCGATGCGCTGGCCATTGCGCTCTGCCACGCGCACAACGCGCGCTTCGCCGGGCGGCTGGATGCGGCGATCGCGCGGGCGGAAGCGCAATGA
- a CDS encoding DUF1127 domain-containing protein — translation MAMMDPSFAAPRGASLFSRMIAAVSTWTREVRTEDGLHKLTDRELADIGLIRGDIPSVAQALARR, via the coding sequence ATGGCAATGATGGATCCCAGCTTCGCCGCGCCCCGGGGCGCTTCCCTCTTTTCCCGCATGATCGCGGCCGTCTCGACGTGGACGCGCGAAGTGCGGACGGAGGACGGTCTCCACAAGCTCACCGACCGCGAGCTCGCCGATATCGGCCTGATCCGCGGCGACATCCCGTCGGTGGCCCAGGCGCTCGCCCGCCGCTGA
- a CDS encoding 50S ribosomal protein L11 methyltransferase, whose amino-acid sequence MTTWTALTTLPGEAPGLALAEALEGLDPAPTGVGVFEVEDGSGLWEVGGYFTEKPNGVALALLAAAHGAQDFAVSKLDDRDWVAQVRRELAPVEAGRFVVHGSHDRGAAGPHRIALEIDAAMAFGTGHHQTTLGCLLSLDALIREGWRATNVADVGAGTGVLAMAAAKVFPARVIASDIDTVATETARANMRWNGLGDRVACVTAPGFRHGRLRAGAPYDLVFANILAGPLRRLAPQMTAHTAPGSVIILSGILNRQATGVERTYAGWGFRRMQRRVIGEWTTLTLRR is encoded by the coding sequence ATGACCACCTGGACCGCCCTGACGACCCTGCCCGGCGAGGCGCCGGGGCTGGCGCTCGCCGAAGCGTTGGAGGGCCTCGACCCCGCGCCCACCGGTGTCGGCGTGTTCGAGGTCGAGGACGGGTCGGGCCTGTGGGAGGTCGGCGGTTACTTCACCGAGAAGCCGAATGGGGTCGCGCTGGCGCTGCTGGCCGCGGCGCATGGTGCGCAGGACTTCGCGGTCTCCAAGCTCGACGACCGGGACTGGGTTGCGCAGGTCCGCCGGGAGCTGGCACCGGTGGAGGCGGGGCGCTTCGTCGTCCATGGCTCGCACGATCGGGGGGCGGCGGGGCCGCATAGGATCGCGCTGGAGATCGACGCCGCCATGGCCTTCGGCACGGGGCACCACCAGACGACGCTCGGCTGCCTCTTGTCGCTCGACGCGCTTATACGCGAGGGCTGGCGCGCGACGAACGTGGCGGATGTGGGCGCGGGGACCGGCGTGCTCGCCATGGCGGCGGCGAAGGTGTTTCCGGCGCGGGTCATCGCCTCCGACATCGATACGGTGGCGACGGAGACGGCGCGGGCGAACATGCGCTGGAACGGGCTGGGCGACCGGGTGGCCTGCGTGACTGCCCCCGGCTTCCGCCATGGTCGGTTGCGTGCGGGCGCGCCCTACGACCTGGTGTTCGCCAACATTCTCGCCGGACCGCTGCGGCGGCTCGCACCGCAGATGACGGCGCACACGGCGCCGGGCAGCGTCATCATCCTGTCGGGGATCCTCAACCGGCAGGCCACGGGCGTCGAGCGGACCTATGCCGGTTGGGGCTTTCGGCGGATGCAGCGCCGGGTGATCGGCGAGTGGACCACCCTGACGCTGCGCCGGTGA
- a CDS encoding GNAT family N-acetyltransferase, which translates to MTPIRSCAGLSTEDLRIAMNAAFSDYVVPMQLDAAAFAFLLRQRGYDAERSHAIEEDGRIVAFWLVGTEAERPDTAYLLSTGTVPDARGRGLSRAIGIEVLGNLAAQGYRHMVSEVIETNHGARRLYRALGFEETHAVDCFALPMMEGTGEGIEEVRFADLPTDELMDWHPTWQNDRHAVRRIEPQTITLVIRQDGAPIAFATLLKPNATIAQIAVHQDHRRRGHARRLVAALTARAQTPLRIINADARDAGFRAFVDALGGKRTVGQLALHRALP; encoded by the coding sequence ATGACACCGATCCGATCCTGCGCGGGGCTATCCACCGAAGACCTGCGCATCGCGATGAACGCCGCCTTCTCCGACTACGTCGTGCCGATGCAGCTCGACGCAGCGGCGTTCGCGTTCCTGCTGCGCCAGCGGGGCTACGACGCCGAACGCTCCCACGCGATCGAGGAGGATGGCCGGATCGTCGCCTTCTGGCTGGTCGGCACGGAGGCCGAGCGGCCCGACACCGCCTACCTCCTCTCGACCGGAACAGTGCCCGACGCGCGCGGTCGCGGCCTCTCCCGCGCCATAGGCATAGAGGTGCTGGGCAACCTCGCCGCCCAAGGCTACCGCCACATGGTCAGCGAGGTGATCGAGACGAACCACGGCGCGCGCCGCCTCTACCGCGCGCTCGGTTTCGAGGAGACCCACGCCGTCGACTGCTTCGCCCTGCCGATGATGGAGGGCACTGGCGAAGGGATCGAGGAGGTTCGGTTCGCCGACCTCCCGACCGACGAGCTCATGGACTGGCACCCAACCTGGCAGAACGACCGCCACGCCGTCCGCCGCATCGAGCCCCAGACGATCACCCTCGTCATCCGCCAAGACGGCGCGCCCATCGCCTTCGCAACGCTGCTTAAGCCCAACGCCACGATCGCCCAGATCGCCGTCCACCAAGACCACCGCAGACGCGGTCACGCCCGGCGCCTCGTCGCGGCCCTGACTGCCCGCGCACAAACGCCGCTCCGCATTATTAACGCCGATGCGAGGGACGCGGGCTTCCGCGCCTTCGTCGATGCGCTCGGTGGGAAAAGGACCGTCGGGCAGCTCGCGCTTCACCGCGCGCTGCCCTGA
- the msrA gene encoding peptide-methionine (S)-S-oxide reductase MsrA encodes MFFTRKKSEMVAVTEALPGRAETIPTAEHHFVNGRPLKGPFPEHLEVAMFGMGCFWGVERMFWTLDGVWMTAVGYAAGYTPNPTYREVCTGQTGHNEVVLVHYDPSVVSFEDLLKVFWEGHDPTQGMRQGNDVGTQYRSGIYVYDEEQRAAAERTRGEFAERLKAAGFGAVTTEIRDAPEFFYGEDYHQQYLAKNPGGYCGIGGTGVTCPIGTGA; translated from the coding sequence ATGTTCTTCACCCGCAAGAAGTCCGAGATGGTCGCCGTGACCGAGGCCCTTCCGGGTCGGGCCGAGACGATCCCGACCGCCGAGCATCACTTCGTGAACGGCCGCCCGCTAAAGGGGCCGTTTCCGGAGCATCTGGAGGTCGCGATGTTCGGCATGGGCTGCTTCTGGGGTGTGGAGCGGATGTTCTGGACGCTCGACGGCGTGTGGATGACGGCCGTGGGCTATGCGGCGGGCTACACTCCTAACCCCACCTATCGCGAGGTCTGCACCGGGCAAACCGGCCACAACGAGGTGGTGCTGGTGCACTACGACCCCTCGGTGGTGTCCTTCGAGGACCTTCTGAAGGTCTTCTGGGAGGGGCACGATCCGACGCAGGGCATGCGGCAGGGCAATGACGTGGGCACGCAGTACCGTTCCGGCATCTATGTCTATGACGAGGAGCAGCGGGCCGCGGCCGAGCGGACGCGCGGCGAGTTCGCCGAGCGGCTGAAGGCGGCGGGCTTCGGTGCCGTGACGACGGAGATCCGGGACGCGCCGGAGTTTTTCTACGGTGAGGACTACCACCAGCAGTACCTCGCGAAGAACCCGGGCGGCTATTGCGGCATCGGCGGCACGGGCGTGACCTGCCCGATCGGCACGGGCGCCTGA
- a CDS encoding MFS transporter, whose amino-acid sequence MKTLSLQQAQSLPIWRQPIALLVVMAAAMPLAFSTWNALLNNFVIEAAAFDGSDIGWLQSVREIPGFLAVGVIAIIIFMREQVLGLVSLIMLGVAVAVTAYFPTFQGLLATTLISSIGFHYYETVNQSLQLQWIDKAKAPQVLGWIVAVGSGASLLAYGILVMGWERFGWSYEVVYLAGGGATVLLAIICFLLYPQFESPNPQTKKMVLRRRYWLYYALQFMSGARRQIFVVFAAFMMVERFGFEVHEVTALFLANYLANMVFAPLMGRFVQTYGERRALTVEYTGLICIFVAYGALYFADWGALAWGVAIAAGLYILDHLFFALAFALKTYFQKIADPADIAPTAAVAFTINHIAAVFLPAALGYLWLTSPAGVFLLAAGFASISLVLALLIPRHPAPGRETIFALRFTAAPAE is encoded by the coding sequence ATGAAGACGCTCTCCCTCCAGCAGGCGCAATCGCTTCCGATCTGGCGCCAGCCGATCGCGCTGCTCGTCGTGATGGCGGCGGCGATGCCGCTGGCGTTCTCCACCTGGAACGCCCTGCTGAACAACTTCGTCATCGAGGCGGCTGCGTTCGACGGCTCCGATATCGGCTGGCTGCAGAGCGTGCGGGAGATCCCGGGCTTTCTCGCCGTCGGGGTGATCGCGATCATCATCTTCATGCGGGAGCAGGTGCTGGGCCTCGTCAGCCTCATCATGCTGGGCGTGGCGGTGGCGGTGACGGCGTACTTCCCGACCTTCCAGGGGCTGCTCGCGACCACGCTGATCTCCTCCATCGGGTTTCACTATTACGAGACGGTGAACCAGTCGCTGCAGCTGCAGTGGATCGACAAGGCGAAGGCGCCGCAGGTGCTGGGCTGGATCGTTGCCGTGGGTTCCGGCGCGTCGCTGCTCGCCTACGGCATACTCGTCATGGGGTGGGAGCGGTTCGGCTGGTCCTACGAGGTGGTCTATCTCGCGGGCGGCGGGGCGACGGTGCTGCTCGCCATCATCTGCTTCCTGCTCTATCCGCAGTTCGAGAGCCCGAACCCACAGACCAAGAAAATGGTGCTGCGCCGCCGCTACTGGCTCTACTACGCGCTGCAGTTCATGTCGGGCGCGCGGCGGCAGATCTTCGTCGTGTTCGCGGCCTTCATGATGGTGGAGCGCTTCGGGTTCGAGGTGCACGAGGTCACGGCGCTGTTCCTCGCCAACTACCTCGCCAATATGGTGTTTGCGCCGCTCATGGGCCGGTTCGTGCAGACCTACGGCGAGCGGCGGGCGCTGACGGTGGAGTATACCGGACTGATCTGCATCTTCGTCGCCTACGGGGCGCTCTACTTCGCGGATTGGGGGGCGCTGGCCTGGGGCGTGGCGATCGCGGCGGGGCTCTACATCCTCGACCACCTGTTCTTTGCGCTGGCCTTCGCGCTGAAGACGTACTTCCAGAAGATCGCGGATCCGGCGGATATCGCGCCGACGGCTGCGGTGGCGTTCACGATCAACCACATCGCGGCGGTGTTCCTGCCCGCCGCACTTGGCTACCTGTGGCTGACCTCGCCCGCGGGGGTGTTCCTGCTGGCGGCGGGCTTTGCGAGCATCTCGCTGGTGCTGGCCCTCCTGATCCCGCGGCATCCCGCGCCAGGGCGGGAGACGATCTTTGCCCTGCGGTTCACCGCCGCCCCGGCGGAGTGA
- a CDS encoding Rho termination factor: MTELEDLTVDALKDLGRVQKVEGHNDMTRDELLEALKGPVDYSIAEWLGRPRKELYDAAGERGIEGRKDMQKWELIKALAGR, translated from the coding sequence ATGACTGAGCTGGAGGACCTGACCGTCGATGCGCTCAAGGATCTCGGCCGGGTGCAGAAGGTCGAGGGGCATAACGACATGACCCGCGACGAGCTGCTGGAGGCGCTCAAGGGACCGGTGGATTACTCCATCGCCGAATGGCTCGGCCGTCCGCGCAAGGAGCTTTACGACGCCGCGGGCGAGCGCGGCATCGAGGGGCGCAAGGACATGCAGAAATGGGAGCTGATCAAGGCGCTGGCCGGCCGCTGA
- a CDS encoding aspartate-semialdehyde dehydrogenase encodes MADAKKTDPELWETVKDEYMESDKGGEPGQWSARKAQLAVQEYKRRGGGYEDDGPDQEETDLHKWTEEDWGTKSGNQSNETGERYLPKKVRMLLTEDEYARSTQKKKGGEQQFVDQPDDVKEKVAHIKAHGPTKEILMERAQDLDITGRSDMTKDELLDAIEDATDENGRGKGSKVALEQKSKDDLYYMAQQREIDGRSDMSKDELVKALADD; translated from the coding sequence ATGGCCGACGCGAAGAAGACCGATCCCGAGCTGTGGGAGACCGTCAAGGACGAGTACATGGAGAGCGACAAGGGCGGCGAGCCCGGCCAGTGGTCGGCACGCAAGGCCCAGCTCGCCGTGCAGGAGTACAAGCGCCGCGGCGGCGGTTACGAGGATGATGGCCCGGATCAGGAGGAGACGGACCTTCACAAGTGGACCGAGGAGGACTGGGGCACCAAGTCCGGCAACCAGTCGAACGAAACCGGCGAGCGCTACCTACCGAAGAAGGTGCGGATGCTGTTGACCGAGGACGAGTATGCCCGCTCCACCCAGAAGAAGAAGGGCGGTGAGCAGCAATTCGTCGATCAGCCGGACGACGTGAAGGAGAAGGTCGCGCATATCAAGGCTCATGGCCCGACCAAGGAGATTTTGATGGAGCGGGCGCAGGACCTCGACATCACGGGCCGCTCCGACATGACGAAGGATGAGCTGCTCGACGCGATCGAGGACGCGACCGATGAGAACGGCCGCGGCAAGGGCTCGAAGGTCGCGCTGGAGCAGAAGAGCAAGGACGACCTCTACTACATGGCGCAGCAGCGCGAGATCGACGGCCGCTCCGACATGAGCAAGGACGAGCTGGTGAAGGCGCTGGCCGATGACTGA
- a CDS encoding dipeptidase, with the protein MPRPPIFDGHNDCLLRLMRAGGRPALGQFREGGPGHVDLPKAREGGFAGGFFAIFVPDTGPFYMEEMLRPEYDLPLAEMVAEADALPIALHQAGLLLELDRRGDLRLCRSAAEIRAAMADGQLAAVMHMEGAEAIGPDLDALDVLHAAGLRSLGPVWSRETIFGHGVPFRYPSTADTGPGLTEAGQRLVARCADMRIMVDTSHLTERGFWDIAEAGVPLIATHSNAHAICPQARNVSDAQLRAIGETGGMVGLNFAGAFLRPDGQMRAEGALEWMVRHLDHMLAMAGEDHVGLGSDFDGAVIPAEIGSTAGLDALRQAMEQHGYGDRLIEKICHANWLACCERLWGE; encoded by the coding sequence ATGCCGCGCCCCCCGATTTTCGATGGTCACAACGACTGCCTGCTGCGTCTGATGCGCGCCGGAGGACGGCCCGCGCTCGGCCAGTTCCGCGAGGGCGGACCGGGTCATGTCGACCTGCCGAAAGCGCGGGAGGGAGGGTTCGCCGGCGGCTTCTTCGCGATCTTCGTCCCCGACACGGGCCCCTTCTACATGGAGGAAATGCTCCGCCCCGAATACGACCTGCCGCTGGCCGAGATGGTGGCGGAGGCGGACGCGCTGCCCATCGCTCTCCACCAGGCCGGGTTGCTGCTAGAGCTCGACCGGCGCGGCGACCTGCGCCTCTGCCGCAGCGCCGCCGAAATCCGCGCCGCCATGGCCGACGGCCAGCTCGCCGCCGTCATGCACATGGAGGGGGCAGAGGCGATCGGCCCCGACCTCGACGCGCTCGACGTGCTGCACGCGGCGGGCCTGCGGTCGCTCGGGCCCGTCTGGAGCCGGGAGACGATCTTCGGCCACGGCGTGCCCTTCCGCTATCCCTCGACCGCCGACACCGGGCCGGGGCTGACCGAAGCGGGCCAGCGCCTCGTCGCACGCTGCGCCGATATGCGGATCATGGTGGACACGAGCCACCTGACCGAGCGCGGCTTCTGGGACATCGCGGAGGCCGGCGTGCCGCTGATCGCCACCCACTCCAACGCCCACGCCATCTGCCCCCAGGCCCGCAATGTCAGCGACGCGCAACTCCGCGCGATCGGCGAGACCGGCGGCATGGTCGGCCTCAACTTCGCCGGCGCCTTCCTGCGGCCGGACGGTCAGATGCGGGCGGAAGGCGCGCTCGAATGGATGGTCCGCCACCTCGATCACATGCTGGCGATGGCGGGCGAGGACCATGTCGGGCTCGGCTCCGACTTCGACGGCGCGGTGATACCGGCCGAGATCGGCTCCACCGCCGGGCTCGACGCGCTGCGGCAGGCGATGGAGCAGCACGGCTACGGCGACCGGCTGATCGAGAAGATCTGTCACGCCAACTGGCTCGCCTGCTGCGAACGGCTGTGGGGTGAGTGA
- the aroC gene encoding chorismate synthase, translating to MFNSFGHIFRVTTWGESHGPALGCTVDGCPPGVAVEEAQLQHWLNKRKPGKTKFETQRREPDAVRILSGVFEGKTTGTPIQLMIENTDQRSKDYGDIAETFRPGHADITYWQKYGIRDYRGGGRSSARETAARVAAGGVAREVLKALAPGLSITGGLVQMGPHKAQRRDWDEVENNPFWTPDAEAAALYADYLDGIRKAHSSVGAAIEVVARGVPVGLGAPVYAKLDTDLAAAMMSINAVKGVEIGEGMAAAALTGEANADEIDMGSDGPVYSSNHAGGILGGISTGQDIVVRFAVKPTSSILTPRRSIRKDGTPTEVVTKGRHDPCVGIRAVPVGEAMMACVILDHLLLDRAQTGGIRGPIGGAS from the coding sequence ATGTTCAACAGCTTCGGCCACATCTTCCGCGTCACTACCTGGGGGGAGAGCCACGGCCCCGCCCTCGGCTGCACGGTGGACGGCTGTCCACCCGGCGTGGCGGTGGAGGAGGCGCAGCTCCAGCACTGGCTCAACAAGCGCAAGCCCGGGAAGACGAAGTTCGAGACTCAGCGGCGGGAGCCCGACGCCGTCCGCATCCTCTCCGGCGTGTTCGAGGGGAAGACCACCGGCACCCCGATCCAGCTGATGATCGAGAACACCGACCAGCGCTCGAAGGATTACGGCGACATCGCGGAGACCTTCCGCCCCGGCCACGCCGACATCACCTACTGGCAGAAGTACGGGATCCGCGACTACCGCGGCGGCGGCCGCTCGTCGGCCCGCGAAACCGCAGCCCGCGTCGCGGCAGGCGGCGTCGCCCGCGAGGTGCTGAAAGCCCTCGCCCCCGGCCTCTCCATCACCGGCGGCCTCGTCCAGATGGGGCCGCACAAGGCGCAGCGCCGCGACTGGGACGAGGTGGAGAACAACCCGTTCTGGACCCCGGACGCGGAGGCCGCGGCCCTCTACGCCGACTATCTCGACGGCATCCGCAAGGCGCATTCCTCCGTCGGCGCCGCGATCGAGGTGGTGGCCAGGGGCGTGCCCGTCGGCCTCGGCGCCCCCGTCTATGCCAAGCTCGACACCGACCTCGCCGCCGCGATGATGAGCATCAATGCCGTGAAGGGTGTCGAGATCGGCGAGGGGATGGCGGCCGCCGCCCTCACCGGTGAGGCCAACGCCGACGAGATCGACATGGGCTCCGATGGCCCGGTCTATTCCTCGAACCACGCGGGCGGGATCCTCGGCGGTATCTCCACCGGGCAGGACATCGTGGTGCGCTTCGCCGTGAAACCGACCAGCTCGATCCTCACGCCACGTCGGTCCATCCGCAAGGACGGCACCCCCACCGAAGTCGTCACAAAGGGCCGCCACGACCCCTGCGTCGGCATCCGCGCCGTGCCGGTGGGCGAGGCGATGATGGCCTGCGTGATCCTCGACCACCTGCTGCTCGACCGCGCGCAGACCGGCGGCATCCGCGGCCCGATCGGAGGTGCCTCGTGA
- a CDS encoding DUF3253 domain-containing protein translates to MSEEEIAAAILDLAARREKTFCPSEVARNLSDDWRPLMPEVRAVAARLAEQGQIAVTQKGAPVDAEQARGPIRLARPQNRGRE, encoded by the coding sequence TTGAGCGAGGAGGAGATCGCGGCGGCGATCCTCGACCTTGCCGCGCGGCGGGAGAAGACGTTCTGCCCCTCCGAGGTCGCGCGCAACCTTTCCGACGACTGGCGGCCGCTGATGCCGGAGGTGCGGGCGGTCGCGGCCCGGCTCGCGGAGCAGGGGCAGATCGCGGTGACGCAGAAGGGTGCTCCGGTCGATGCGGAGCAGGCGCGCGGCCCAATCCGGCTCGCGCGGCCTCAGAACCGGGGGCGCGAGTAG